Proteins co-encoded in one uncultured Draconibacterium sp. genomic window:
- a CDS encoding prephenate dehydratase, translated as MKRIAIQGIAGSFHEDAARRYFDEEIEVVECKTFTTVCEMIDNDQVDYAVMAIENSIAGSLLNNYQLIRDYHLRIIGEIYIHIQMNLLVNEGVKTGDIKDIHSHPIALRQCMEYIEHNYPNAQLHEKLDTAASSKLVADKNLKDAASIANLRSAELYGLSVLDTGIETNKKNYTRFWVLSKHGNPTEGSNKASVCFEVGHFYGSLAAVLNTFAKNEINLTKIQSVPKIGKPNEYTFHVDIEWEKPENYDRAIHQVLKCASSLSILGEYQKGNLHNE; from the coding sequence ATGAAACGGATAGCAATTCAAGGAATAGCCGGCTCTTTTCACGAAGATGCGGCCAGACGATATTTTGACGAAGAGATTGAGGTGGTTGAGTGTAAGACATTTACTACCGTATGCGAGATGATTGATAACGATCAGGTGGATTATGCCGTTATGGCCATTGAAAACTCCATTGCCGGTAGTTTGTTGAATAATTACCAGTTGATTCGCGATTATCATTTGCGCATTATTGGCGAGATTTATATTCATATACAAATGAATTTATTGGTTAATGAAGGAGTGAAAACAGGGGATATAAAAGATATTCACTCGCACCCCATTGCGTTGCGCCAGTGTATGGAATACATCGAGCACAATTATCCGAATGCACAGTTGCACGAAAAATTGGATACGGCAGCATCGTCGAAACTGGTGGCAGATAAAAACTTAAAAGATGCGGCATCGATTGCTAACCTGCGCTCGGCCGAGTTGTATGGATTGAGTGTATTGGATACCGGAATTGAAACCAACAAAAAGAACTACACCCGCTTTTGGGTTTTGTCGAAACATGGCAACCCAACAGAGGGAAGCAATAAAGCATCGGTGTGTTTTGAAGTGGGGCATTTTTACGGATCGCTGGCAGCGGTGTTAAATACCTTTGCCAAAAATGAGATCAACCTTACCAAAATTCAATCGGTACCGAAAATTGGCAAACCCAACGAATATACGTTCCATGTTGATATTGAATGGGAAAAGCCCGAAAACTACGATCGCGCTATTCACCAGGTGCTGAAATGTGCATCGAGCCTGTCGATTTTGGGCGAATATCAAAAAGGAAACTTACATAACGAATAA
- the folP gene encoding dihydropteroate synthase yields the protein MLITQSAGKFLKRNSALHLGEKEVDLSIPVVAGIVNITPDSFFDGGKMEDEATMLKAVEKMVAEGAGIIDVGAVSTRPGSKNVSTKEELARLLPAVQAIHKAFPDIALSIDTFRSWVAVRVIDEVGPIIINDISGGTLDSNMFETVAKLQVPYILSHIKGTPLNMQEEPQYDDLIREVAQYFAERVKKLNKLGVKEVILDPGFGFGKTLDHNYELLNKLDAFKVYQLPVMVGLSRKSMIWKALDATPETALNGTSVANTLALMGGADILRVHDVKEAVEAVKIFCEIKATII from the coding sequence ATGTTGATTACGCAGTCTGCGGGTAAATTCCTAAAACGAAACAGTGCATTACATCTTGGTGAAAAGGAAGTTGATTTATCCATTCCGGTAGTTGCCGGAATTGTAAATATTACGCCTGATTCGTTTTTTGATGGTGGAAAAATGGAAGACGAAGCCACCATGTTAAAAGCCGTTGAAAAAATGGTTGCTGAAGGAGCAGGAATTATTGATGTGGGAGCGGTTTCAACACGTCCGGGATCGAAAAATGTCTCAACAAAAGAAGAACTGGCGCGGCTTTTGCCGGCAGTGCAGGCAATTCATAAAGCTTTCCCTGATATTGCGCTTTCAATTGACACATTTCGCTCGTGGGTGGCTGTTCGTGTAATCGATGAGGTTGGTCCAATAATCATTAACGATATTTCGGGAGGAACGCTCGATTCAAATATGTTTGAAACCGTTGCTAAATTGCAGGTGCCATATATTTTGTCGCACATAAAGGGTACGCCGCTTAATATGCAGGAAGAGCCTCAGTACGACGACCTGATTCGGGAAGTAGCACAGTATTTTGCCGAGCGCGTAAAAAAGCTGAACAAACTGGGCGTAAAAGAAGTAATTCTTGATCCCGGTTTTGGTTTTGGAAAAACACTCGACCACAACTACGAGTTATTAAATAAACTTGACGCTTTTAAAGTGTATCAGCTTCCGGTAATGGTGGGATTAAGCCGTAAATCGATGATTTGGAAGGCACTTGATGCAACACCCGAAACAGCACTAAACGGTACTTCGGTGGCCAACACCCTAGCGTTAATGGGGGGAGCCGATATTTTACGTGTACATGATGTAAAAGAAGCGGTTGAAGCTGTAAAAATATTTTGTGAAATTAAAGCAACAATCATTTGA
- the cdaA gene encoding diadenylate cyclase CdaA — protein sequence MLAFITIRFLDILDILLVAFLLYQLYRLIKGTVAFNIVIGLFSLYLVWLTVKALNMELLGSIMGYFIGVGAIALIIVFHPEIRKFLLFIGTNYNVNKLLMLDKLFSQGKPKSINQQQIDNIVDACQSMGKTKTGALIVIAGENELNEQINTGEKINAKISSALIRTIFFKNSPLHDGAIIIKGNRIVAAGCILPLTQKELDKALGLRHRAAVGMTESTDALCIVVSEERGSVSLAQKGEIKRRLSKDTLVQILEENIIEDDETASHKK from the coding sequence ATGCTGGCATTTATAACTATACGATTTCTTGATATCCTCGATATTCTGTTGGTGGCATTTTTGCTTTACCAGCTTTACCGCCTGATAAAAGGAACGGTAGCTTTTAATATTGTTATCGGGCTTTTTTCGCTGTATTTGGTTTGGTTAACGGTGAAAGCCCTTAACATGGAGTTACTGGGATCGATAATGGGGTATTTTATTGGAGTGGGGGCCATCGCTCTCATAATTGTTTTCCACCCCGAAATACGAAAATTCCTGCTGTTTATCGGTACCAATTATAATGTGAATAAACTTTTAATGCTTGATAAGTTGTTCTCTCAGGGGAAACCCAAGAGCATTAACCAGCAACAGATTGATAACATTGTTGATGCCTGCCAGTCGATGGGAAAAACAAAAACCGGAGCACTGATTGTTATTGCGGGTGAAAACGAATTAAACGAACAGATTAATACCGGTGAAAAAATCAATGCAAAAATATCATCGGCGCTTATTCGCACTATATTTTTCAAAAACTCGCCACTACATGATGGTGCCATAATTATTAAAGGAAACCGCATTGTAGCTGCGGGGTGTATTCTCCCGTTAACACAAAAGGAACTGGACAAAGCTTTGGGACTCCGCCACCGTGCTGCCGTTGGGATGACTGAAAGTACCGATGCTCTGTGTATTGTCGTTTCGGAAGAACGAGGATCGGTTTCGTTGGCACAAAAGGGGGAGATTAAACGACGTTTATCAAAAGATACGCTCGTGCAAATTCTTGAAGAAAATATCATTGAAGACGACGAAACTGCCAGTCATAAAAAGTAG
- a CDS encoding nitronate monooxygenase has product MNRICNLFNIKYPVIQGGMVWCSGWKLASAVSNSGGLGLIGAGSMHPETLEEHIVKTKAATDKPFGVNVPLMYPETERVMDIIVAHEVPVVFTSAGSPKKWTGWLKDKGITVTHVVSSSFFAGKCEAAGVDAIVAEGFEAGGHNGREETTTMTLIPSVRKATNLPLLAAGGIGSGEAMLAAMVLGADGVQIGSAFAVSEESSAHPDFKRLVTELGEGGTKLALKKLAPTRLVKNSFFNQVDEAEKAGQSPEAMSELLGRGRAKKGMFEGQLDEGELEIGQVSAQLNQIRPVAEIMKDIIAAYEVAQKAAGQGRFVF; this is encoded by the coding sequence ATGAATCGAATTTGTAATTTATTTAATATAAAATACCCCGTTATACAAGGGGGAATGGTTTGGTGTTCGGGATGGAAGTTGGCTTCGGCAGTGAGTAACAGCGGTGGACTTGGATTGATTGGCGCCGGGTCGATGCATCCCGAAACGCTGGAGGAGCATATCGTAAAAACGAAGGCTGCAACCGATAAACCTTTTGGAGTGAACGTGCCTTTGATGTACCCCGAAACCGAACGGGTAATGGATATTATTGTCGCACACGAAGTGCCAGTGGTTTTTACATCGGCCGGAAGTCCTAAAAAGTGGACAGGCTGGTTAAAAGACAAAGGCATTACAGTGACGCATGTGGTTTCGAGCTCGTTTTTTGCCGGTAAATGCGAAGCGGCTGGTGTTGATGCCATTGTTGCCGAAGGTTTCGAAGCCGGTGGACATAACGGACGTGAAGAAACCACTACGATGACACTGATTCCATCGGTGCGAAAAGCTACCAATTTGCCGTTGCTCGCAGCCGGAGGAATAGGATCGGGAGAAGCGATGTTAGCCGCAATGGTTTTAGGTGCTGATGGGGTACAGATAGGATCAGCATTTGCAGTGTCGGAAGAATCGTCGGCACATCCTGATTTTAAACGATTGGTAACCGAACTCGGCGAAGGCGGAACAAAACTGGCATTAAAAAAACTGGCACCAACACGTTTGGTGAAAAACAGCTTTTTTAATCAGGTTGATGAAGCTGAAAAAGCCGGACAATCACCCGAGGCGATGAGCGAACTGCTGGGGCGTGGTCGGGCAAAAAAGGGAATGTTCGAAGGGCAACTTGATGAAGGTGAACTTGAGATTGGACAGGTATCGGCGCAGCTAAATCAGATCAGACCGGTTGCGGAAATTATGAAGGATATTATTGCTGCATACGAAGTTGCACAAAAAGCTGCGGGGCAGGGACGGTTTGTGTTTTAG
- a CDS encoding flavodoxin: MSKIAIFYGPEGGSVNRVAEKIKELIGEDKVEMVVVKNASAADLEKYDKIIFGLSTVGKDTWDSSFSNNDWGKFLPEISKVDYSNKTVAVFGLGDHVTYAHAFVDHIGLLGKELMKNDAVLVGPVDTEGYEFEESDAVVDGKFIGLPLDEDFEPEMTDERVAAWVEQIKPDFGL, translated from the coding sequence ATGAGTAAAATAGCAATCTTTTACGGTCCTGAAGGTGGATCGGTAAATCGCGTGGCAGAAAAGATAAAAGAATTAATTGGCGAAGATAAAGTGGAGATGGTAGTAGTTAAAAATGCTTCGGCTGCCGATCTGGAAAAATATGATAAGATAATTTTTGGTCTTTCTACTGTTGGAAAAGACACCTGGGATTCGAGTTTTTCAAATAACGACTGGGGGAAATTCTTACCCGAAATCTCTAAGGTAGATTACAGCAACAAAACAGTGGCTGTTTTTGGTTTAGGCGATCATGTAACCTACGCACATGCTTTTGTTGACCATATTGGTTTATTAGGAAAAGAGCTGATGAAAAACGATGCTGTTTTGGTTGGGCCGGTTGACACTGAAGGTTACGAGTTCGAAGAATCTGATGCCGTAGTTGACGGAAAGTTCATTGGCTTACCTCTTGATGAAGATTTTGAGCCGGAGATGACTGACGAACGTGTGGCAGCATGGGTTGAGCAGATAAAACCTGATTTCGGATTATAA
- a CDS encoding BT_3928 family protein, with protein sequence MNIVKQLARILFGIVFIFSGFVKGIDPWGSAYKFTDYFNAMGLDWMLWAAFPLGVLLAFAEFAIGVAFFFNWRMRLFSWLGLLFMAFFTPLTLWIALKNPVTDCGCFGDALVISNWETFYKNLLFITLAIIVVANRNWFAEKVKSIVPGILSIGVFIVYFGIVYYSYNHLPIFDFRPYKVGTNIPEAMSMPDDAPQEIYENTFYYKNKNTGEVKEFTEENYPWQDTINWEYNDMRSTLVQEGYEPPIHDFTIESSEGDDIKDFFIYDENYVFMLVAYDLHKTSTKSQKEINALANWAIDKGYSFVCLTSTLQDDSREFAEQNDAPYEFFNCDEITLKTMIRSNPGLILMKDGTILDKWHYNDIPSPEEIAAEFE encoded by the coding sequence ATGAATATTGTTAAGCAACTCGCACGAATTCTTTTTGGCATTGTTTTTATTTTTTCCGGATTTGTAAAAGGAATCGATCCGTGGGGATCGGCTTACAAATTTACCGACTATTTTAATGCCATGGGCCTCGACTGGATGCTTTGGGCTGCCTTTCCGCTGGGAGTTTTGCTGGCTTTTGCCGAGTTTGCCATTGGTGTGGCCTTTTTCTTTAACTGGCGAATGCGTTTGTTTTCGTGGCTGGGCTTGTTGTTCATGGCCTTTTTTACACCATTAACACTTTGGATTGCTCTAAAAAATCCTGTTACCGATTGCGGTTGCTTTGGCGACGCATTGGTAATTTCAAACTGGGAAACATTTTATAAGAACCTGCTATTTATTACACTGGCAATTATTGTTGTAGCCAACCGAAATTGGTTTGCAGAAAAGGTAAAAAGTATAGTTCCGGGAATACTAAGTATCGGTGTTTTTATCGTGTACTTTGGCATTGTTTACTATTCGTATAATCATTTACCTATTTTCGATTTCAGGCCTTACAAAGTAGGAACCAATATTCCGGAAGCCATGAGTATGCCGGACGATGCGCCACAGGAAATCTATGAAAACACATTTTATTACAAGAATAAAAACACCGGCGAGGTAAAAGAATTCACGGAAGAAAATTATCCGTGGCAAGACACCATAAACTGGGAATATAACGACATGAGATCGACTCTGGTGCAGGAGGGCTACGAACCGCCAATTCATGATTTCACCATTGAATCGTCTGAAGGAGATGACATAAAAGACTTCTTTATTTACGATGAGAATTATGTGTTTATGCTCGTTGCGTACGATCTGCATAAAACCAGCACCAAATCGCAGAAAGAAATAAATGCACTGGCTAATTGGGCTATAGATAAAGGATATTCGTTTGTTTGCCTGACCTCTACCCTGCAGGACGATTCCAGGGAATTTGCTGAGCAAAACGATGCGCCATACGAGTTCTTTAATTGCGACGAGATTACCTTAAAAACAATGATTCGTTCGAACCCGGGATTGATCTTGATGAAAGACGGCACCATCCTTGATAAATGGCACTACAACGACATTCCTTCGCCGGAAGAGATTGCAGCTGAATTTGAGTAG
- a CDS encoding DUF1599 domain-containing protein: MDRTNQQYDQVISICRNIFSKKMTDYGTAWRILRPTSLTDQIYIKAQRIRSIEEKGVTKVGEGVKPEFIGIINYCIMGLIQLELGTSDQEIPNETIQELYDTYFNEAKTLMMDKNHDYGEAWRNMRISSYTDLILMKIQRTKQIEDNQGKTLISEGIDANYMDMINYSVFAMIKIEFENKE, translated from the coding sequence ATGGACAGAACGAACCAGCAATACGACCAGGTAATTTCAATTTGCCGTAATATATTTTCGAAGAAAATGACCGATTATGGCACAGCATGGCGAATATTGCGTCCGACCTCTCTTACCGACCAGATTTACATTAAAGCCCAGCGTATACGAAGCATTGAAGAAAAGGGTGTTACAAAAGTTGGCGAAGGTGTAAAACCCGAATTTATTGGTATTATTAATTACTGTATTATGGGCCTGATTCAACTGGAATTAGGGACTTCAGATCAGGAGATACCAAACGAAACCATTCAGGAACTTTACGACACGTATTTTAACGAGGCCAAAACGCTGATGATGGATAAAAACCACGATTACGGCGAGGCCTGGCGAAATATGCGCATCAGTTCGTACACCGATCTGATTTTGATGAAAATACAACGCACAAAACAAATTGAAGATAATCAAGGAAAAACGCTTATTTCTGAAGGAATTGATGCCAACTATATGGACATGATTAATTATTCAGTTTTTGCCATGATTAAAATTGAATTTGAAAACAAAGAATAA
- a CDS encoding TonB-dependent receptor — protein sequence MLPLYLLAQTTYNFSGVVTNFETKDHLGMVTIQLTELNRWTTSDLNGEFNFDNIPKGKYTLQASYLGFEKFKGNIEVTGNLENYNLSMRVSSLGLDEITVVARENTSLSSSSTIENAAIEYSQPTSLTDVMQFVPGQISLSPDLSEANQITIRDINTYSSEDRIRQANPNDALGTAIIIDGTPMDNDANMQSLNTITLGQSDEYSTAGGGVDVRQISTDYIESVEVIRGIPSVQYGDLTSGAVLIKTKSGKTPFKGKVKADPKIKQAAISKGFLLNGENKGAVNIELDFTHSYDDLREPARSYNRLNGQFGYSNTLFKKHNPLSINFKGNYFHTIDDEKKDPDQTRLERTQEKESGIDMKLYGKWSLQKWWIGNITYNFSASLKQQNFYGYALNTAPATPLPTTYFSGEYTIDILPPEYYSELTIDGKPYNYFAAIKLDSRFKLGDMSNSIMYGFDWRKSGNNGKGRQYDLNRAPRDAIKTRPRAFNDIPASKKLALFAEDRISFPIGNNSLETQIGIRYNNFLPKGIFSSDGFTSFEPRINFAYQITRNLTFRGGLGKTSKPPTMLHMYPDAAYIDKISFNYNPPESQGLIVATTKIIENTANPDLKPMTNDKYELGADFSINGIKFILTGFREKIRNGFGWEEQYFAMNYRKWDELGKGFMPVFENGTITYEENGEVMTLNYEQETEFERYKSPKNNYSLDKKGIEYIVNFGRIKPVKTELMVDGAYYHIKRSRHAVPVVQRITSSYKGDYFPYLSVLPGNSGIISQRLNSNFRTITHIPELKMIFSLNLQTIWMNKYKNFWENNSGTPVAYTRGENNEKLYGRVPAGEIIYIDPIGYYDMDMQYHEWQGNYSDEAPFSTMVEKRDNDYYEEESYPVNWQLNLKLTKEFGKFAKLSFFAHNVFNHRPLYKISRSGYYTRLNQIAYFGTELTFNF from the coding sequence ATGCTACCTTTATATCTGCTTGCCCAAACTACCTATAATTTTTCCGGCGTTGTCACAAACTTTGAAACCAAAGATCATTTAGGCATGGTTACCATCCAATTAACCGAGCTCAACCGGTGGACAACATCTGATTTAAACGGAGAATTTAATTTTGATAATATTCCTAAGGGAAAATATACGCTACAGGCTTCGTACTTAGGCTTCGAAAAATTTAAAGGCAATATTGAAGTTACCGGAAATCTGGAAAATTACAACTTATCGATGCGGGTAAGTTCTCTGGGGTTGGATGAAATTACCGTTGTTGCGCGCGAGAACACCTCATTAAGTTCTTCTTCAACCATTGAAAATGCCGCAATCGAATATTCGCAACCTACAAGCCTTACCGATGTTATGCAATTCGTGCCGGGACAGATTTCGTTAAGTCCCGATTTATCAGAAGCCAACCAAATAACAATAAGGGATATAAACACCTACTCAAGCGAAGATAGAATCAGACAAGCGAATCCCAACGATGCATTAGGAACCGCAATCATTATTGATGGAACACCAATGGACAATGATGCCAATATGCAGTCCCTCAATACAATCACTCTCGGCCAATCGGATGAATATTCAACAGCAGGAGGTGGTGTCGATGTTCGTCAAATATCAACAGATTATATCGAATCGGTTGAAGTTATTCGAGGAATTCCATCGGTGCAATATGGAGATTTAACAAGCGGTGCTGTACTGATAAAAACAAAATCAGGAAAGACGCCTTTCAAAGGCAAAGTAAAAGCAGATCCTAAAATTAAACAGGCAGCAATTTCAAAAGGATTTTTGCTAAATGGAGAAAATAAAGGAGCGGTAAATATAGAACTCGATTTTACTCATTCATACGACGATTTACGGGAACCAGCAAGAAGTTACAATAGACTGAACGGGCAGTTTGGCTATTCCAACACCTTGTTTAAGAAACACAATCCTCTGAGTATAAATTTTAAGGGAAATTATTTTCATACCATCGATGATGAGAAAAAAGACCCCGATCAAACTCGGCTGGAACGTACGCAGGAAAAAGAATCAGGTATTGATATGAAGCTTTACGGAAAGTGGTCGCTTCAGAAATGGTGGATTGGCAATATTACTTATAACTTTTCGGCAAGCCTTAAACAGCAAAACTTTTATGGCTATGCTTTAAATACTGCGCCAGCAACTCCTCTACCAACAACATATTTTTCGGGCGAATATACAATCGATATTTTACCTCCGGAGTATTATTCAGAACTTACTATTGATGGAAAACCTTACAATTATTTTGCAGCAATAAAACTCGATTCAAGATTTAAACTTGGAGATATGAGTAACTCTATTATGTATGGTTTCGACTGGCGGAAATCCGGCAACAATGGAAAAGGCAGACAATATGATTTAAACCGGGCACCAAGAGATGCAATTAAAACCCGCCCCCGGGCATTTAATGATATTCCGGCAAGTAAAAAGCTGGCACTTTTCGCTGAAGACAGAATAAGTTTCCCAATTGGCAATAACTCTCTGGAAACACAAATAGGTATACGTTATAACAATTTCCTCCCAAAAGGAATCTTCTCTTCCGATGGTTTTACTTCATTTGAACCTAGAATAAATTTTGCTTACCAAATAACTCGTAATCTCACATTCAGAGGTGGCTTGGGAAAAACATCAAAACCCCCTACCATGTTGCACATGTATCCTGATGCCGCTTACATTGATAAAATAAGCTTCAATTATAATCCCCCCGAATCGCAGGGACTGATTGTTGCAACAACCAAAATTATTGAAAACACCGCCAACCCTGATTTAAAACCAATGACAAACGACAAATATGAATTGGGAGCTGATTTTTCGATTAATGGCATAAAATTTATTCTAACGGGATTTCGTGAAAAAATAAGAAATGGTTTTGGCTGGGAAGAGCAGTACTTTGCAATGAATTACAGAAAATGGGATGAATTGGGAAAAGGATTCATGCCGGTCTTTGAAAATGGAACTATTACATATGAAGAGAATGGAGAAGTGATGACCTTAAACTATGAACAGGAAACTGAATTCGAAAGGTACAAGTCTCCTAAAAACAACTATAGTCTCGACAAGAAAGGAATAGAATATATTGTTAACTTTGGTCGTATAAAGCCAGTAAAAACAGAACTCATGGTAGATGGAGCATATTACCACATAAAAAGATCCAGGCATGCAGTTCCCGTTGTACAAAGAATAACGTCGTCTTACAAGGGAGATTATTTCCCGTACTTATCGGTATTACCAGGCAACTCCGGTATTATTTCGCAACGTTTAAATTCAAATTTCCGAACCATTACCCATATCCCTGAGTTGAAAATGATTTTCTCACTCAACCTGCAAACAATATGGATGAATAAGTATAAAAATTTCTGGGAAAACAACTCCGGCACACCTGTTGCCTATACCCGAGGCGAGAATAATGAGAAGTTATACGGCCGGGTTCCTGCCGGAGAAATCATTTATATAGATCCTATAGGCTATTACGATATGGATATGCAATACCACGAATGGCAGGGCAATTACTCAGATGAAGCCCCCTTCTCCACTATGGTCGAAAAACGAGACAATGATTATTATGAAGAAGAATCGTACCCCGTGAACTGGCAACTGAATTTAAAATTAACCAAAGAATTTGGAAAATTTGCGAAGTTGTCGTTTTTTGCGCACAACGTATTTAATCACCGGCCATTATATAAAATTTCGCGAAGTGGATATTACACAAGATTAAACCAAATTGCCTATTTTGGAACAGAGCTAACATTTAATTTTTAA
- a CDS encoding pyridoxal phosphate-dependent aminotransferase: MNNSPLDKKLVEDKIAELRIPDIGKASIREIVALVNLVEEASDFKYIRMEMGVPGLPPAKVGVEAEKEALDRGVSAIYPMVDGLKPLKEESSKFIKNFLNVDVAPAGCIPTTGSMQGTYAAFMAAGNCDKKKDTVLFIDPGFPVQKQQMMVLGQKYDTFDVFNYRGDKLKEKLESYLAKGNINSIVYSNPNNPAWICFNDEELQIIGELANKYDVIVMEDLAYFGMDFRTDFSKPGEAPYPPSVAHYTDNFVLFISSSKIFSYAGQRIGMMAISDKLFSRDYPDLQERFKGTTFGAIITLRLLYSFSSGTCHSAQWALAAMFKAANNGEFNFVEGVKAYGERAKEMKRLFLENGFKVVYENDLGVPIADGFYFTIGYPGMTGNELVANLLFYGISAIALDNTGSDEEGIRACVSFVLPHQFGDLEERLKLFNENFSK; this comes from the coding sequence ATGAATAATTCACCTCTCGACAAAAAACTTGTTGAAGATAAGATAGCGGAATTGCGCATTCCCGATATTGGCAAAGCATCCATTCGTGAAATTGTTGCCCTGGTAAATCTGGTTGAAGAAGCCAGCGATTTTAAATACATTCGCATGGAAATGGGTGTGCCGGGATTACCGCCGGCAAAAGTTGGTGTTGAAGCCGAAAAAGAAGCGCTCGATCGTGGTGTATCGGCTATTTATCCAATGGTTGACGGATTAAAACCGTTGAAGGAAGAATCATCAAAATTCATTAAGAACTTTCTGAATGTTGATGTTGCACCTGCAGGTTGTATCCCAACTACAGGATCGATGCAGGGAACATACGCTGCTTTTATGGCGGCTGGTAACTGCGACAAAAAGAAAGACACTGTTTTGTTTATTGATCCCGGATTTCCGGTGCAGAAACAACAAATGATGGTGCTGGGGCAGAAATATGATACTTTTGATGTATTTAATTACCGTGGCGATAAGCTGAAGGAAAAACTGGAATCGTACCTTGCGAAAGGAAACATTAATTCCATTGTTTACTCTAACCCAAATAACCCTGCGTGGATTTGCTTTAACGATGAGGAATTACAGATCATTGGGGAATTAGCCAATAAATACGATGTGATCGTAATGGAAGATCTGGCCTATTTTGGTATGGATTTCCGAACCGATTTCTCGAAACCGGGTGAAGCGCCATACCCTCCATCGGTTGCTCATTATACCGATAATTTTGTGTTGTTTATCAGTAGCTCTAAAATATTTTCTTATGCCGGTCAGCGCATTGGAATGATGGCTATTTCTGATAAATTGTTTAGCCGCGATTATCCCGATTTGCAGGAGCGCTTTAAAGGAACAACCTTTGGTGCTATCATTACCTTGCGCTTGTTGTACTCGTTTTCGTCGGGTACTTGTCATTCGGCACAGTGGGCATTGGCAGCCATGTTTAAAGCGGCTAACAATGGTGAATTTAATTTTGTGGAAGGGGTAAAAGCCTATGGCGAACGTGCTAAAGAAATGAAACGCCTTTTCCTTGAAAATGGGTTTAAAGTGGTTTACGAAAATGATCTGGGCGTACCAATTGCTGACGGTTTCTATTTTACAATTGGTTACCCGGGAATGACAGGAAACGAATTGGTGGCCAACTTACTTTTCTACGGAATTAGTGCCATTGCACTCGATAATACCGGTAGCGACGAAGAAGGTATTCGCGCTTGTGTTTCATTTGTGTTACCGCATCAGTTTGGCGATCTGGAAGAGCGTTTGAAGTTGTTTAACGAGAATTTTTCAAAATAA
- the tpiA gene encoding triose-phosphate isomerase — MRQKIVAGNWKCNTNLQEGVELAKAVDAIVASEGADDVVVVLGAPFTHITKVVDTVNTDRIGVAAQNCAAEAKGAFTGEVSAEMVKSTGAEYVILGHSERREYYGETSEILNKKVALALENGLTPIYCCGEALDIREVGTHNEYVVNQLEETVFQLSAEDFKKIVIAYEPIWAIGTGVTASSEQAQDMHANIRAAITAKFGEEVAEGTSILYGGSCKPSNAKELFANKDVDGGLIGGAALKAEDFIGIINGF; from the coding sequence ATGAGACAAAAAATAGTAGCAGGAAACTGGAAATGTAACACCAACTTGCAAGAAGGTGTTGAGTTGGCAAAAGCTGTTGACGCGATTGTAGCAAGCGAAGGTGCTGACGATGTAGTTGTTGTATTGGGTGCACCATTCACGCACATTACAAAAGTAGTTGATACGGTAAATACCGACAGAATTGGTGTTGCTGCACAAAACTGTGCTGCCGAAGCGAAAGGAGCTTTCACTGGAGAGGTTTCTGCTGAAATGGTAAAATCAACAGGTGCTGAGTACGTTATTTTAGGCCACTCTGAGCGTCGTGAATACTACGGTGAAACCAGCGAGATCCTGAACAAAAAAGTAGCACTTGCATTAGAAAACGGATTGACTCCAATCTACTGCTGCGGTGAAGCTTTAGATATCCGCGAAGTCGGTACACACAACGAATATGTTGTTAATCAATTGGAAGAAACAGTTTTCCAACTGTCAGCCGAAGATTTCAAAAAAATCGTTATTGCTTACGAACCAATCTGGGCAATCGGTACTGGAGTAACTGCCAGCTCGGAACAAGCGCAAGATATGCACGCTAATATTCGCGCTGCAATTACTGCCAAATTTGGTGAAGAAGTTGCTGAAGGAACTTCAATTCTTTACGGTGGTAGCTGTAAACCAAGTAACGCAAAAGAACTGTTCGCCAACAAAGACGTTGACGGTGGTTTGATTGGTGGTGCTGCATTAAAAGCTGAAGACTTCATCGGAATCATCAACGGTTTCTAG